In Vibrio celticus, one genomic interval encodes:
- a CDS encoding DUF2000 domain-containing protein, with product MSHLPDESQKRFIAVLSKKMDLGRTLNVLGHLSVGLSNQLESDETCYVDYEDLDGNVHPNLSHYPFIVLKADNSNKLRKVREEAFSRGIKFTDFTSSMIEGGSAEQQQRTKEIKEEDLEYLGVCLFGDTDILREFTKKFSLYK from the coding sequence GTGAGCCATTTACCAGACGAAAGCCAAAAACGATTCATAGCGGTTTTAAGCAAAAAGATGGATTTAGGAAGAACATTGAACGTGCTAGGGCACTTGAGCGTTGGCCTATCTAATCAATTAGAAAGTGACGAGACTTGCTACGTTGACTATGAAGACTTGGATGGCAATGTTCACCCAAACCTATCTCACTATCCTTTCATCGTGCTGAAAGCAGACAACTCAAATAAGCTTAGAAAAGTGCGCGAAGAAGCGTTCAGTCGCGGTATTAAATTTACTGATTTTACGAGCTCAATGATCGAAGGTGGTTCTGCTGAACAGCAGCAACGAACCAAAGAAATCAAAGAAGAAGATCTTGAGTATCTTGGTGTATGCCTGTTTGGTGACACGGATATTCTACGTGAGTTTACAAAGAAGTTTAGCTTGTATAAGTAA
- a CDS encoding VOC family protein yields the protein MKVQYLEVVTPEVDAVCATYAQLYNVKFSGADVNLGGARTAKLSNGGVIGIRAPLRETEEPTVRHYTLVDDIQSAVTAAEKLGAEVAVPPMELPRHGMCAIVIQGGVELGFWEL from the coding sequence ATGAAGGTTCAATATCTTGAAGTGGTTACCCCAGAAGTCGATGCTGTTTGTGCAACATACGCTCAGCTCTACAACGTGAAATTCAGTGGTGCAGATGTGAATCTTGGTGGGGCGCGCACTGCAAAGCTATCTAATGGTGGGGTAATAGGCATTCGAGCACCGCTTCGCGAAACTGAAGAACCAACTGTTCGACACTACACGCTGGTTGATGATATTCAGTCTGCAGTAACTGCTGCCGAGAAACTAGGCGCCGAAGTCGCGGTGCCGCCAATGGAGTTACCACGTCACGGCATGTGTGCCATTGTTATTCAAGGTGGCGTCGAGCTCGGATTCTGGGAGTTATAG
- a CDS encoding bleomycin resistance protein — protein sequence MTLRVVPELYCFDINVSKSFFVDVLGFEVKYERPDEEFVYLTLDGVDVMLEGIAGKSRKWLSGDLEFPLGRGVNFQWDVIDIEPLYQRVNESAADSIYLALESKSYQCGDSIATQKQFIVQTPDGYLFRFCQDIH from the coding sequence ATGACATTACGAGTAGTTCCAGAGCTTTATTGTTTCGATATTAATGTGAGCAAATCCTTCTTTGTCGATGTGTTGGGATTTGAAGTGAAATACGAGCGCCCAGATGAAGAGTTTGTTTATCTAACGCTTGATGGTGTTGATGTGATGCTTGAAGGGATTGCGGGCAAAAGTCGAAAATGGCTTTCAGGTGATCTGGAGTTTCCGTTAGGGCGTGGTGTTAACTTCCAATGGGATGTTATCGACATCGAACCTCTATATCAGAGAGTTAACGAAAGCGCCGCTGATTCTATTTACTTAGCGTTAGAGTCGAAGTCTTATCAATGTGGTGATTCGATCGCGACTCAGAAGCAGTTCATCGTTCAAACTCCAGACGGTTATCTCTTTAGGTTCTGCCAAGATATTCATTAA
- a CDS encoding GNAT family N-acetyltransferase translates to MITIERLEESHVALVQAIQLADEQVKFAGTAAEFLLDGSETTHLHVIQSDNEVVGFFKLDIAYAEHYEFCPEGSIGLRAFVLDKNQQGKGLGTGTVKVLFPYLKANYSAYESIYLTVNCKNPAAFNCYKKGGFEDTIEQYLGSAAGPQFIMRGQIA, encoded by the coding sequence ATGATAACTATCGAAAGGCTTGAAGAATCACATGTGGCGTTAGTTCAGGCCATCCAACTCGCCGATGAACAGGTTAAGTTCGCTGGCACAGCTGCGGAGTTTTTATTAGACGGCAGTGAAACGACGCACTTGCACGTGATTCAGTCTGATAACGAAGTTGTGGGTTTCTTTAAGCTGGATATCGCTTACGCAGAGCACTACGAATTCTGCCCAGAAGGAAGCATTGGCTTAAGAGCTTTTGTGCTTGATAAAAACCAGCAAGGTAAAGGTTTAGGAACTGGCACGGTCAAAGTTTTGTTTCCATATTTAAAAGCGAATTACTCAGCATATGAGTCGATTTACTTAACTGTGAATTGCAAAAATCCGGCAGCATTCAACTGTTATAAGAAAGGCGGCTTCGAAGATACCATTGAGCAGTATTTAGGTAGCGCAGCAGGCCCGCAATTTATCATGCGCGGTCAAATTGCTTAG
- a CDS encoding NUDIX hydrolase: protein MRAPFQVLVFPYQIVDTKPRFLIVRRSDNSVWQAISGGGENDESILEAAKRELSEETQLVGDNWQQLDSMCMLPKVFYAGNHNWTEHPFVIPEHSFSVKVTEDPELSSEHTDYRWCDYQEAIELLTYDSNRNALWEIDERLYKAS from the coding sequence ATGAGAGCACCTTTTCAAGTTTTAGTCTTTCCCTATCAAATAGTCGACACCAAACCTCGGTTTTTAATCGTACGCAGAAGTGACAATAGTGTATGGCAGGCAATATCCGGTGGTGGCGAAAATGATGAATCAATTCTTGAAGCAGCAAAACGAGAGCTTTCTGAAGAAACTCAGTTAGTCGGTGATAACTGGCAGCAGCTTGATTCAATGTGCATGCTTCCAAAAGTCTTTTATGCAGGGAATCACAATTGGACTGAGCATCCATTCGTCATTCCTGAGCATTCCTTCTCAGTTAAAGTCACAGAAGATCCTGAACTATCAAGTGAACACACAGATTACCGTTGGTGCGACTACCAAGAAGCTATTGAACTTCTAACATATGACTCGAACAGAAACGCGCTTTGGGAGATTGACGAAAGGCTTTACAAAGCTAGCTAA
- a CDS encoding GNAT family N-acetyltransferase, giving the protein MEYQLDIEPSDEDINEVRGGLIKHNTPFLEGIPKSQVAYYAMEEGNKVGGIIADLWGNWLLIKFLWVDDSMRGKQVGSALLELIEEYAQSQGCTSSLVDTLSFQAKPFYEKRGYECQMVLENYPVDSTLSFLTKSLVKK; this is encoded by the coding sequence ATGGAATACCAATTAGATATTGAGCCTTCCGATGAAGACATCAATGAAGTCCGAGGCGGGTTAATCAAACACAACACACCGTTTCTGGAAGGGATCCCCAAGTCTCAAGTTGCGTACTACGCGATGGAGGAAGGCAACAAAGTCGGTGGCATTATTGCTGATCTTTGGGGAAACTGGTTACTGATTAAGTTTCTCTGGGTCGATGATTCGATGAGAGGAAAGCAAGTAGGTAGTGCGCTGCTTGAACTTATTGAAGAGTATGCGCAGTCTCAAGGTTGTACGTCGTCATTGGTCGATACATTAAGTTTCCAAGCTAAGCCTTTCTATGAGAAACGAGGGTATGAATGCCAGATGGTGTTAGAAAATTACCCTGTAGATTCCACGCTATCGTTTCTCACCAAGTCGCTCGTCAAAAAGTAG
- a CDS encoding GNAT family N-acetyltransferase, translating to MVKIREMAISDYDSVIALWSQTEGMSIRDADSKESIASYLERNPGLSFVAESNNEIIGAVLVGTDGRRGYLQHLAVSGNFRRQKLGCKLVAEAVNALAGLGIPKTHLFVYNDNINAQQFYEKLGWFPRDEVRMYSFNSSDNSNV from the coding sequence GTGGTCAAAATTCGGGAAATGGCAATTTCAGACTACGACTCAGTGATCGCGCTGTGGTCCCAGACAGAAGGCATGAGTATTCGCGATGCCGATTCGAAAGAAAGCATTGCGAGCTATTTAGAGCGTAACCCCGGTCTGAGTTTTGTGGCTGAAAGTAACAACGAGATCATTGGCGCTGTGTTGGTCGGAACGGATGGACGTCGTGGGTATTTACAACATTTAGCTGTCTCGGGCAACTTCAGAAGGCAAAAGCTAGGTTGTAAGCTTGTCGCAGAGGCGGTCAACGCACTTGCAGGGTTAGGTATCCCTAAAACTCACTTGTTTGTCTATAACGACAACATCAACGCTCAACAGTTTTACGAAAAGTTGGGCTGGTTTCCTCGAGATGAAGTTCGAATGTACTCGTTTAATAGCTCGGATAATAGTAACGTTTAG